One Fibrobacter sp. UWB13 DNA window includes the following coding sequences:
- a CDS encoding AgmX/PglI C-terminal domain-containing protein: MAKKNIDPFIASLMPESDKKMGAIAGVSLVIALAMCIWASMYEQVVAEVVFDNADSVDLTTSMQIEQKEEKKEEKKKPEPKKPRKKAGGGGKPRGKGQPNAPQTRGVLKLLTAQTKNASAAAYDLMKNQKFTKDIDKVLKDVAGLQTTGKTVLGGRRGKANGGFNEGYAEGGSGGIGDGLAGLLGGGGGGIATKAKGSIKTPSMRDIDMGAGGGSRSAADIMKVVRQRTPGLRHIYNKCLKKKPGFQGKVTLKFTIAPGGEIISISTVSSTTGFAEFDSEVKNAVSRWTFSKVKSGNTTVTIPFTFTE, encoded by the coding sequence ATGGCAAAGAAGAACATAGATCCGTTTATTGCGTCGCTCATGCCGGAATCCGACAAGAAGATGGGCGCAATCGCCGGTGTCTCTCTTGTGATCGCTTTGGCTATGTGTATTTGGGCTTCCATGTACGAACAGGTCGTTGCTGAAGTCGTATTCGACAACGCTGATTCCGTGGACCTTACTACTTCCATGCAGATTGAGCAGAAGGAAGAAAAGAAGGAAGAAAAGAAGAAGCCTGAACCGAAGAAGCCTCGTAAGAAAGCTGGTGGCGGTGGTAAGCCGCGCGGTAAGGGTCAGCCGAACGCTCCGCAGACTCGCGGCGTGCTCAAGCTCCTCACTGCTCAGACCAAGAATGCCTCTGCTGCTGCTTATGACTTGATGAAGAACCAGAAGTTCACCAAGGACATCGATAAGGTGCTCAAGGACGTCGCTGGTCTCCAGACTACGGGTAAGACCGTTCTCGGTGGCCGTCGCGGTAAGGCTAATGGTGGCTTCAATGAAGGTTACGCAGAAGGTGGTTCCGGTGGTATCGGTGACGGCCTTGCAGGTCTCCTTGGCGGTGGTGGCGGTGGTATCGCTACTAAGGCTAAGGGTTCCATCAAGACTCCGTCTATGCGCGATATCGACATGGGTGCCGGTGGTGGTTCTCGTTCCGCTGCAGACATCATGAAGGTTGTCCGCCAGCGTACTCCGGGTCTTCGCCACATCTATAACAAGTGCCTGAAGAAGAAGCCGGGATTCCAGGGTAAGGTTACCTTGAAGTTCACGATCGCTCCGGGTGGCGAAATCATCAGCATCTCTACTGTTTCTTCGACGACCGGTTTCGCAGAATTCGACTCCGAAGTCAAGAATGCAGTTAGCCGCTGGACCTTCAGCAAGGTGAAGTCCGGTAACACGACGGTTACGATTCCGTTCACGTTCACCGAATAA
- a CDS encoding biopolymer transporter ExbD, which produces MARKSRKYSEDVPFSLTSMMDMMTIILVFMIKNMDAEGQLLTQAENLILPISTSKVQPKEVSLTVVVDANYVIVDNEKVVPTADVLAQEDLLVTKVDEILKDRRAIEQEHALKMGLPADEAGHIIVQIDKNIPYDAMYKVMATCGFSGYTNIAFAVMEKNGGEE; this is translated from the coding sequence ATGGCTAGAAAATCTCGTAAGTATAGCGAAGACGTACCTTTCTCCTTAACGTCCATGATGGACATGATGACCATCATCTTGGTGTTCATGATCAAGAACATGGACGCTGAAGGTCAGCTCTTGACTCAGGCAGAAAACTTGATTCTTCCGATCTCGACCTCCAAGGTCCAGCCGAAGGAAGTGTCTTTGACTGTCGTGGTCGATGCTAACTACGTTATCGTTGACAATGAAAAGGTCGTGCCGACCGCTGACGTTCTCGCTCAGGAAGACCTCCTCGTTACGAAGGTGGACGAAATCCTGAAGGACCGTCGCGCTATCGAACAGGAACATGCTCTCAAGATGGGCCTTCCTGCTGACGAAGCTGGTCACATCATTGTCCAGATTGACAAGAACATCCCGTATGATGCGATGTATAAGGTCATGGCCACTTGCGGCTTCTCCGGATACACGAATATCGCATTCGCCGTGATGGAAAAGAACGGCGGGGAGGAATAA